The nucleotide sequence GAAGGGGTGGGGTCCCACCACAGATCCTATGCAGTAGATTTGGGTTTCGGGGTCTTCCAGATATGCTTCAAAAGCTGCATCCACTGCATCCTTGAGGGTTTTTGTTCCTCTGGTAACCTCGATAACCTGGGCACCTAGAATCTTCATCCTGCTTACATTGGGGGCTTCTTTCCTGATGTCGACTTCCCCCATATAGATGTCACACTCAAGTCCAAGCAAGGCAGCTGCAGTTGCAAGGGCAACCCCGTGTTGACCAGCCCCTGTTTCAGCGATGACCTTCTTCTTTCCCAGTTTCTTGGCAAGCAATACTTCTCCTATACAATGGTTGATCTTATGAGCTCCTGTATGGTTCAGGTCTTCACGTTTGAGATAAATCTGTGCCCCGCCAACCGCTTCGCTCAGACGCTTTGCATGATAGACAGGGCTGGGTCTTCCCACATAATGCCGCTGGAGCGAGCTGAGCTCTTCAAGGAATGCTGAATCTTGTACGATTTCTTCATAGGCATTGGTAATTTCATCCATGACCGTTTGCAGCTGGGGAGGTATATAGGAACCTCCAAACTCTCCGAAACGACCATCTGAGTCAGGTAGGTTTGTGGTGTTGATTTCTTTAGTAAGCATGTTCTGCATTGGATATCTCCTTGTGTTGGGTGTGATGTTACTATAAACAGAAACAATCTGTCAACACATACAAGGTAAGTTTCTCCAAAAAGAATCATGGAAGGAAAAAAATAACCCACAGAGACATGCCCTGTGGGTCTGGGTTATAGCTTTTAGGTTTAGAGGCCGAGAGCCTTCTTCACAGCATTTGCGTCACGTACGCCAATTGCCTTGTCCGCAACTTTGCCGTCCTTGTAGAAAAGCAGGGTGGGAATGGATTGCACGCCAAAGGTCATGGCCAGTTCGCCTTCTTCATCAACATTTACTTTGACGACCTTCAATTTACCATCCATTTCTTTGTCGAGCTGATCAAGGATGGGGCCCTGCATGCGGCAAGGACCGCACCATGGTGCCCAGAAATCAACCACAACGGGAACATCGCTCTTCAAAACTTCAGCTTCATATGTGCTCTTTGTTACATTTTTAACCATCTTTAACTCCTATTCTGTACGTTTACTACGTTTAATGTTTCTTGTATTGTATAGGTAACATACTATAAATATTTGCTATCGGCAACTACCCGGGGGAACTTTTTTATGTATCCACTTATCGATTTACATTGTGACACCATCTATGCTCTCGAGGCTGGGGAATCCCATGGTTCGGTTCTAGAGAATGATGGTCATACTGATCTAAGATGGATGGAGGGTGCGGGAAACGTTACAACAGCTTTTGCCATGTATGTATCTCTTGGTACCGGTGTTTCTCCCTGGGAAATGGTTGAGAGGTTGTATGACCGTTTCAAGCATGAACTCTCCCAGACTGAGGGGCGAATAGTCCAGGTGCGTACTCCCCAGGAGATTCGTAGCAATACTGCTCAAGGAGCTCTGCTCAGCTGTGAGGAATTCCAAATACTGGAAGGAGATTTGGGTAGGATTTCCACTCTGGCTTCCTGGGGGGTGAGGTTGGCGACCCTGATCTGGAACCAGGAAAATGATCTGGGGTATCCCAACGGCAGGGCTGGGGGATTGAAACCCTTCGGCTATGATGCGGTTGCTGAAATGGAGAGGCACAACATCCTGGTCGATGTCTCGCATCTTAATGATGACGGTTTTTTTGATGTGGCTGCAGTTGCCAAAAAACCTTTCATAGCCAGTCATTCGAATTGCAGGGCTATTACCAACCACAGCAGAAACCTCAGTGATGTAATGATCCGCAAGATTGCGGATGCTGGTGGAGTGGTCGGACTGAACGTATGTCCTTCCTTCCTATCGGAGGATTGGGAATATAGTAATCTGGAGGATATGGTGAGACATGTGTGTCATCTTAAGCGAGTTGGGGGAGCCCAAATCCTTGCCCTTGGAACTGATTTTGATGGGATTCTCGGAACGTTGGAAATCGATCACTATACCAAAATGGACCGACTTTGGGATGCCCTAACTAAGCAAGGTTTCTCTACCAGCGATCTTGAAGGGATGTGGTCAGAGAATGCCCTTAGGGTGCTTTCCTGAGGGCCTTGAGCAGAACCTTGTCTTCATCACTGACCAAGCGTGACTCAATACATTTCTGGATGGCTTTCCTTCTTACTGTCTCGGCCAGTTTTCCCGGTTGTAGGTAGGGGAGTGTCTGCTCCTTGTCCTTGCAATATGCACTTGCATATGCCCAACCTAGTGCCATCATTACATAATAGTGCCCGCTCTCTACATGCGAGAGTTTCTTGAGGACTTCTTCAAAGGTGGCCGGTTCAAGATAGTAGACCATCAGGGAGACAATCCCCAGACGCTTGTCATAGGGAGCTTCATGGGTAAGCAAGCTATTGATGTAGGGATAATAAAAATCTCTGTTTTTATGTATCCAGATCATCTCGGAGGCAAGACAATCATTGGTGGCCCAACTGTCGTTGTAGGACAACATTTTCGGAAGGTAAGAAAGTCGATCTTCGTCTGTAAGTGTAATTTTGCCGAATAGCTTGTAGAGGATAATGGTCTCTTCATAGGAGAGGGAGTCATTGCTGAGTAGTTCCTTGAAAACAAGGAGGCCATCTGTAGAGGCAATCTGCTTTGCCAACTTCTGCAGCGCAGGTGCCCTGACTCCATACATATGGCCCTCAGAGACCTTCAGTTTCTGCTGAAAGGAGAGAAAGGCAGGCTCAGCAAGTTCGCTGAGCCTCTCTTTCAATTCTGTTCGGTTCATAGTCCCATCTGCTTGGTGAATCGCATCAGGTTGTCGATGGTCTTCTCCATGTCCTCGGGAGCACGTCCTTTGGCCTTCTTGAACTCAACTGCGACCCGGTTGATAGAGAAGATGCCCGTGACACCCTCATCATAGGCACCGTCCACATCATCGCCGATGTCACCGACAATAGCGAGAACAGGAACCTTCGCTTTCTTGGCACGCCTCGATACACCGATGACGACCTTGCCCCTGAGGGACTGCCCATCGATCTTGCCTTCACCGGTGAGTACCAGATCGGCATCCTTGAGCAGGGAGTCGAAGTTGACGGTCTCCAGTACGGTCTCGATTCCCATCTGCAGGGTAGAGGAGAAGAAGGCAGCCATGCCGCCACCCATACCTCCTGCTGCTCCACTGCCAGGGATTGCCTGGACATCAATACCCAGATCTTTCTGGATTACTCCAGCGAGACTTTTAAGATTGGAATCCAGAACCTTTACCATCTCAGGGTCTGCACCTTTCTGTGGCCCAAAAATATAGGCGGCACCATTGGTCCCATGGAATGGGTTGTCGATGTCACACATGGTGGTGATGGTTACCTGCTTGAGAGCTGAATCAAGATCTGATGTGTCAATCGATGTGACCTGATCCATGGTCCCGCCGGTAGGAACAAATGCCTTGCCATCCTTATCCTTGAACACTACCCCGCAAGCAGCTGCTGCACCGCAACCACCATCATTGGTGGAACTGCCTCCGAGACCGACGATGATATGCTTGCAACCGTTTTTTGCTGCATCAAGCATCAGCTGCCCAACACCATAGGTGGTAGTCTTGTCAGGGCGGAGTTCGTCGCCCACCAGGGGAAGTCCTGCGCAGGAAGCCATCTCGATGACGGCAGTATCGCCCTTGATGATACCATAGAAGCTTTCCATGAGTTGTCCAAAGGGTCCTTGCACAGTTATGGTACGTTTCTCCCCACCGAGGGCTTGAAGAAAAGCATCTACGCTCCCTTCTCCTCCGTCTGCGACCGGGATACTGGTGACTTTTGCATCGCTGTAGTGGCGCTTGATAGCTCTGTCCATGATGGAACAGATCTGTTCAGAACTCATGGTTCCCTTGAAGGAATCGGGGATCAAGAGGATGTTTTTCATCTGAGGCTCCTTTCACAATATCGGGTGTACTGACCCGGTTTTTTGCCATCTTACGGAATCTGTGGGAAAAAATCCACCCACATGTCAGACAAGCTATAGTTTTTCTCTCAACGCTTCCAGAAATGTTTTGAAAACAGGACAAAAACGGTAAACAATTCAAGACGGCCTACCAGCATCAGGAAGGAACACACCCATTTCAGTGCTGAGGGGAGAAAGGCAAAATTGCCTGTTGGACCGACCTCCCCAAAACCAATTCCAATATTACCAAGGCAGAGAAATGAGGCAGCAACACTGGAGAAGGGGTCAAGACCACTCAATGAGATCAGTACCGCTCCAACAACTCCTGTGAATATGTAGACTCCGAAGAAGGTTGCAATGGACCGCATCAAGTCTTCTGGGATGGGGGTTCTCCCGACTCTGACTTGGAAAATACCCTTTGGGTGGATTCTCTGTTTGATGTGGGCTCTCCCCATCTTGAAGAGCGTGGCAATCCTGACCACCTTGACACCACCTCCGGCAGAACCTGCCGATCCTCCGATGAAGAAGAGTAGGAAGAAGAGCAGCTGGGGAAAGGCAGGCCAGAGCACATAGTTAGTGGTAGCAAATCCTGTTGTGGTGAGAATGGATGCAGTGAGAAATGCACTGTAGCGGAAAGCCTCACCGAAGGAGCCATAGGTGTTCGAAAATGTGAGATGCCAAGCGGCAAGCAATGCAACCACTGCCCAGATACCAAGATAGAAGCGAAGCTCGCCATCCCTTAGTACAGATTTCAATCTTCCACTGATTGCCTTATAGTAAAGCGCGAAGTTGGCTCCAGCAATAAGCATGAATATGGTCACTACGATGTCAACATAGAGGCTAGAAAATGTCCCGATGGAAGCATTCTTCACACAGAATCCGGCTGCGGCCATGGTCGAAAAGGTAACGGTAACTGCATCATAGAGAGATAGACCGCCCATGAGAAGCAATATGGTCTCAAGAACGGAAAATCCGATATAAATAGTCCAGAGTATGAGGGCAGTATTCTTGATCTTGGGAGTAAGCTTGTCCTTTGTTGGACCAACGGTTTCCGCTCCAACAAGCAGTGATCCACTGACACCAAGGGCCGGCAACAGTGCCACGAAGAGTACCACGATCCCCATACCCCCCAACCAGTTGGTTTGTGAACGCCAGAACAGGATTGCTTTGGGTAGGCTCTCAATTTCCGGCAGTACCGTAGCTCCTGTGGTAGTGAACCCACTCATGATCTCAAAGTATGCGCTGGGATAATCAACGTATGCCCCACTGGCTACCAATGGAATGGCTGAGAAAGCCGTTGCGATGACCCAAGTCAGGGTCACTACGAGATACCCATCACGAGCGAGCATTTGCTTATTCTGTGCTTTCCCGGTGCTGATGAGGATAGTGGTACAGAATATTGCTATGGCAGCATATGCTACCAAAAATCCTTTGATGGCATCTGTTTCTTGATAATTAAAAGCCAAGGCGGTAGGGATACCCATGAGTAAACCAATAAAGAGCACTATGAACGATAATAGCCGAAGGTCCAGTTTCCAATTTATCATGGTAAGCCTACCCAAAGAGTTTTTGGATGAAATCAGTCGCTTGCCTAAGTGCAGCTACGACGACTGTATCCCCTTCATTGAGGGTGGAATACCCATTGGGAATGATGCTCTTGCCTTCATCGTTGGTAATACCTGCAACTATTGCTTTCTTTCTCATATTGATGTCTTTCAACTGCTTACCGCACACATCACTGTCTGCGTGGATGATGAATTCATACACTTCAAGCTGTCCATTGAAGAGCGAGTGTACACTCGATACATTACTTCCCCTGAGATAGCGAAGCAAGGACTCTACGGTGGTGTCGGTGGTAGAGATGACCACATCTATTCCAAGGTAGGAAGCCATGCGTGAATAGTTGTTGTTTTGCTTTATAAGAGCCATGGACCGCATGATGCCAATACGTTTTGCATAACTTGCGGTAATGATGTTCAACTCATCATTGTCGGTAAGGGCGACGAGAAGGTCATAGCTTCCCAGCTGTTCCTCCGCCATGATGTCTTCGTCGGTGATATCAGCTTTGATTACCAGAATCTCACGGAATCGTTCAGAAAAATCCTTGCAGACTTCAGGGTCTTGGTCGACGATGGTGACCTTCGAACGCATTGCAGGGCTCATCCGGTTCAGTAGAGCTCTGGTGATTTTACTTGCGCCGACCAACACCATGTTGTTGGGTCTTTTCTGTAGTTTTCCAACTGTTTTCAGGATATCAGTGACTTCCTGTGACTCTGCTATGATGCTCAGCGTATCCTCAGCCTGTATGGTGGTCTCTCCTGAGGGGACGAGGACCTGTCCCCTTCGTTTGATGGAAGCGATAACAAACTCAGCGTTGAGTTTACTGCGCATCTCACTGACGGTGGTTCCTACATAGGTACTGTTTTTTTCAATATAGAAATTATAGAGCAGTAGCTTTGAGTTACTGAATGCCAAAAGGTTTCCGTTAACCCCTTGTTCTATGATGGTAAAAATCGATCGTGCCGTTTCCGCATTGGGATTTACTATATAGTCAATGCCGAGTAAGCCTTCCTTGAGGCCACCACTGCCGGTGTAGATAAGGGATCGTATTGCAGCAACTGTTTTGGTATTCGGAAACGATGAGGAGACCAGTCCACAGGAGACCAGGTTTATTTCATCACTGTTGGTTACTGCGATAAAGGCTTCTGCTTGTTCGACACCTGCTTCAGTGAGCTTGTCTATGTCAGTGCCGTTGCCCAGCACACCGAGACAATCGAGTTTGGAAACAGCCATCTCGACTCTTTCAAACGAGTTATCAAGGATTACTACATCCTTACCATCTGTAATGAGTTGTTTCGCCATTCCCATGCCGCGTCTTCCCGCACCTAGGATAACCACTTTCTTACTCGTACCAGGCTCCTTCACGTTTCAATGGGAAACGTTGTGTATATAGTACCAGACATGTTGTAAAAGCTTAAGGCTTTTATGTGTTGAAATACCATACTCAATAACTACAACCGTTGCAAGGTGTTAAATTATTTTTATAGCATTAATTACAATGCTGGTTGACAAGATTTTCCTTTTTCCGTATAGTACAGAAGAAATTCGACGCAGGGTGGAGCAGTTGGCAGCTCGTCGGGCTCATAACCCGAAGGTCGTAGGTCCGAGTCCTACCCCTGCTAAACAGTTGGTTTGAAGAATGGACTGTCGTATGTGCAAAGGCACACGGCAGGACGGTGATTCCTTATTCTACCAGACTACTAGGCAACTTGTTAGGCGACAATGGTCGTACAGCGGGTTGCCTTTCTTGTGTCTAGAGACTCACTATGACATCATTGCAACGACCTTGCTCAAGAGGAACCTCTCATGAGCCCTTACTTGGAGGTCACTCCAAACCGATGGTAATGACTACCTTGCCTTGGGCATGCCCTTCGCTCACATAGCTCATTGCCTCTGCAGTTTGCTCCAGTGGATAGTGTCTATCTATGACTGGGTGTATCTTGTCAGTGGCAACCAAGTCCAGGATGAATTCCAGGTCCTTTCTATTAGGCTTCGCCGCCAGTGTGCGAATTTTCTTGGAACCTACCGACATTAGCGAACCGAAGAGAAGTGAAGTGAATATCTGTTTCAAAGAGCCTCCCACCATAACGAATATTCCATTAGGCAAGAGGAGATGCTTATACGCTGAAAGAGGGTGGTACCCATTTATGGCGATAATCCGGTCGAAGCGGCGGCCACTGGTGGTGATATCCTCACTCGTGTAGTCGATAACTTCGCTGGCTCCTAGGCTGCGTACAAGAGATGTATTGCGAGTGCTGCAGACGGCAGTCACCTGAGCGCCAAAATATGCGGCCAATTGAACAGCATACGTACCGACACCGCCCCCTGCACCGTAGATGAGTACATTCATGCCCGCTTTAATCTCCCCCTTGTCACGTAAAGCCTGTAAGGCTGTAACAGCGGCTACCGGGACGGCGGCGGCTAGTTTATCGGGAATTGAGGATGGCTTTAAGGCCAGCACATTCTCGGGGGCCGTAACATATTCTGCAAATCCTCCGCACCCGTCTCCCGAGATATCACCGACCACCATATCACCTGGTTTGAAGGCGTTTGCATCCCTGCCCACCGTTTCCACCATACCCACGATATCAGCTCCGAATATCCGGTTCTTCGGTATTCCGACACCCATCTGCATCGGACGGTAATCAAGCGCATTCACCGATGCAGCATGAATGCGTACCAATACTTCATGGGTGGTAGGAATTGGTTTTGCAACCTCACGAAGAACCAAGGCTTTTGACGACTTGACCTTCTCATAAACAATTGCTTTCATTTTCTGCCTCCTTGGTCCTCGTATGTGGCTGAGCCGTAGTATATTGTAACCGGCTTACCTGAATATATTCTTACCGACAAAGTCATACTTCTCAAGTATTCCTATCACCAATAGAAACAACAGCCACAGAAGAGGAAAATCAGGCTTTAGCGAAGGTCCATGAAGAGGTCCATGATATAATGAGTAATAAACGTTTAGGAGCATGCAATGTCAAGAAGAAGATTTTGCCAAAGCTGTGGTTACCCAATGGACAAGGAAAAGCAGGGTGGAGGGACTGAGAAGGATGGATCGGTCAGTGAAAAATATTGCTCCATGTGCTATAGAGATGGAGAATTCCTGACACCACCAGAGGTCACCAATGCTCAGCAGATGCAGCAGTATTGCTTGGATGAGATGAAAGGTGATGGCCTCAACGGCCTGTTTGCTTGGCTGGCTACACGAAATATTCCCAAGCTTGAACGATGGAATCGCTCGTGAGATACTCTCTTTGTATATTTTTCAATCCTATCCTTGCAAACTCCTCTGTGGGAATGGAGATGATCGATATCCATCTCTGTGTATCCTCTGTAATTTGCCTGTCCGCTGTTAATGTCATTACCCTAACCAAGCGTGACTTGTACAAGTCCTCAAATAACAATTTTGTTGATTGACACCAAGATAGTCATTAAACTGGCAAGGAAGTTAAGCTGCAGACTCAGGTCTGCGCATAATTAACTGGCACAGGTTTCTAAAAGGAAGAAATAAGCATATGAAAATGACACGGATGCTCCAAGATGTCTATTGGCTACTGTTGACTCTTAGTATGGTTTTAGTCCTCTGGATGATCATCAACGAATTCACACAGTATGATGCATTAGGTTTCACCGGATTGTGGTATGAGCTTGACCTGAGAATTGAAGGATCGTTTGCGACTTGGCTTGAATCGATTGGCATGTTCCTCTGTTTCCTACCTGCCTATGCGATAGTTCGTTCCGATACGAATAAGGTTATTTCTCCAATCTCGAGACTTTTTTTCCTGGCTCTCACTGCTGCTGCCGTATTCCTGGCAGCTGACGAGATGCTCGGCATACATGAAAGGATTGGTGAGAAGATTGGAAATGCAACCAACTTGGGAGCTGGGACTTTCCTGGAAGGTTTTGCATGGGTCTTCATATACGGTCCAATCATGCTAGGTGGATTTGTCCTGTTTGCTTTTACTGTACGGGATGTCATGAGATATCTTACCTCGAAAACCTGGGGCAAGCTCAAACGCATCTTATTAATTATTGCAATTGCAATCGGAACCATCTTGGCCTTGGAAGTTGGTGAAGCCTATCTGTATAATATCTTGCGTACACGATCATCCCTCATGACACTGGTTGAGGAAAGTGCGGAATTGGTGGTGATATGTGGCTACTTCAGACTCATGCAATTGATGTATCTTGAAACGGAAACTCGTCCCACCTAATACGTGATATCCAACTTGGCACTACTGTCACCACATACCGTTCGTTTTAACATCCTGTTGATCAATTTCTCGTCTTGGTCCTTGAGAGACTCAATCCAACAGTGAGAAATTCTCTTTGTTTATTTTCCACCCCTATCCTTGCAAACTCCTTTGTATGGTCTATCATAGAAAAGGTACACCAGTGAGGAGGAGCCTTCTTTCATGCAGGAATCACAACGTTGCATCGGAATATTCACCGCAGGCTTGGACGATGAATATCAGTCAGCCATCTGGCATGCCATAGAGAGGGAAGCAGAGAAGCGGAAGATGGGCACCATCTCCTTCATCGGTTCCCGGCTTGGTTCGCCCATAGCTAGTGAAGCTTCATCCAACCTTGCCTACCATCTTGCCTCCGAGCAGACCATTGATGGCCTGATTATTGTTGCCTCTTCACTTGCATCGTATTTCACCACCATGGACCTGAATAAGTTCTTTGCCCCATGGTCCTCTCTTCCCAGGGTATCAATAGGGATGCACATGCAGGGCATGAGTGATATTACTGCAGAAGGTGAAGAGAGCTTGCGTGCTCTGGTGGACCACCTTGTGACAGTCCATCACAGACGTCGATTTGCTATTGTTACAGGTCCAAAGACCCATGAAGAGTCAGTCAAGAGACTTCAGGCTTGTAGGCAGGCACTTGCAGATAATGCCATCCCTATCGATGAGAAACTGGTCAGGTCAGGAACCTTTACCAACGAATCAGGGAGTGAAGTAGTGCGATACTTCATGGAAACGGAGTGTTCTTTTGATGCCTTGATCTGCCTGAATGACCAAATGGCTTTCGGGGCCATGCAAGAGCTCTTGAAGTGGAATATCCGTATACCTGATGAGGTATCCCTCATTGGATTTGACGGAATTGATCAATCTCGCTACAGCATCCCCCCGCTGTCAACCGTTGTACAACCATTGCATGAGATGGGAGTTATTGCAGTTGATATCCTCGATAGGATCATGGCAGGAGGTGAGGAAGAACATATTGCTCTTCCCTGCTCGGCGGTTATCAGGGAGTCCTGCGGTTGCAATCCGCACGTGCACTTCACCCCTGGACTCCATGAGATGCCGAGCTATGCAACACCGGCTGAACGCTTGGCAGTGAAAGACTTGGTTTTTCTTGTCCAACGAGGTGACTACCATCAGATGATAGCCCGCCTCAACCGTGCGCTGGATGACACTGCCTCTGAGAGTGGTTCTCTCCATAGATGGAACGAATATCTTTCAGTGGTGGAGTATAAATCACGCAACCAGAGTTCTCTCACTGCCAAGACCCTTGCAATGCTTATGGGAGCAGCCCGTGCGCTTACAGGTGATAAGATTGGGAGATTTCAAGCAGCAAGACGGGTGGCAGCGGAAAATTCATTTGAAACCCTCAGAAAGGTGAGCGCCATGCTCAGTGGTACCTTCGAAATGGGGGAGTTGATCACCAATTTAAAACATGGGTTGCAGCTCTTTGGTATTGATCGAGGATATCTGGTGAGATTCCTGAACCACAACCGGAAAGCTCGGCTTATGATGACCGTTCAACAGGAAGTGCTCCCTCTATCAGCCTTCTCAATGGACTTTCCTGCCCAGCAGATTCTGCCTCCCAGTCTAAGCCCGGAGTGGAGGACCCAGCGTTGGGTCCTTTTACCCTTGGTATATCTTGATGAGCCTCTTGGCTATTTTCTGGTCCCTTTTGGTACTGTCCGTCCTGCACTCTATGATGTATTGCAAGAACAGATCTCCAGCAATCTGAAGGGCTCCCTGCTTCTCCAGCAGATCAGGGAACATGAGAAGAATCTCGAGGAACAGGTAGCTTTGCGTACACGGGATCTATCCCAGGAGATTAGGCGAAGAACTGAACTGGAACAGGAGGTCATGGAGATATCCACGAGGACGATGGAGCGTATCGGCCAGGAGTTGCATGATGATCTATGCCAGTATCTTCTTGGTATTTCACTCCTTGCTTCATCGGCACATCAACAACTTGGTACCAACCAAGAACCCCAGAAGGAGAGCCTCAAAAAAATAAGTGATCATCTCAACGAAGCCATTGGGAAGATCAAGACCATCAGCCGAGGGCTGATGCCCATGGAACTGGAACCCCATAGTTTTGTGGAACGCCTGGAAGCCTTGGTGGGAGATAATCTCCGCCTGGTGGCAATCGACATCGATGTTAATGTAGAGGCATCCTTTGCCATACATGACAGGACACGGGAGTTGAATATCTTCAGGATTGTCCAAGAAGCATTGACCAATGCCATAAAACACTCAAAAGCGAAGCACATAGAAATATCCTCAGCAAAAACATTTGATACTGAGGGTTCCAGTATCTTCTCCCTGGCAGTTCGCGATGATGGGACAGGACTTCCCCAACATATACAGGGAGAAGGGCTTGGCTTGAGAATTATGCAGAACCGAGCTGCAATGGCTGATGCAAAGCTTACCCTTGAGAGTGATGATGAGGGGACCACTGTGCTGATTGAATTCAAGGAGTAGTGAATGCCAAATATTGTTCGATTTCTGATTGTAGATGACCACCCGCTTTTCCGCCAAGGTTTGGTGAGTGTCATAGAGAACGTGAGAACCTACCAAGTACAAGCTCAGGCAACCACCATCAATGAAGCACTTACCCTGCTGGATACGATAGAGGTGGATGTTGCCCTTGTCGATATCTCCCTCCAGCAAGAGAACGGATTGGAGTTGGTCAAGACCCTCAAGACAAGCAGGCCAGATGTGCTTTCCATCGTTGTCTCCATGTATGATGAACTTATTTATGCGTCCAGCGCACTCAAGGCAGGCGCACGCGGGTACGTGATGAAGCAGGAGGCTGCTTCCTCGATTCTCAAAGCTATCGAAACAGTGATCAAGGGAAAGGTCTATCTCTCAAATGATATGCGGGAGAGGATGTTGGACACCATGCTCTTGCAGGAATCCTCGCAGGAGATTGACCCGGTTGAGCTGCTCAGTCTCCGGGAAATGGAAGTACTCCGCTTGCTTGGACAGGGCTATGGTGTATCTGAGATAGGAAAGAACCTCAATCTCTCGGTCAAGACAATCAATGTCTATCGGGACAATATCCGTCATAAGCTCTCCATCAGTGATGCAGGGGCACTGCGCAAGTTTGCCATCAAATGGGTGAAGAGCAACGAAATGTAAGTACCATAGGACATTTGTCCTATTCATTTTCAAGGCAAAAGCCCAGTGGCATTCCCCCTGGTGTTCCCATAGCATGGGGATTGTAGGGCTCCCTATTCAGTACAGGCGTTGTACGAATGTGCGGGAAATCTATGCAAGTCTCATTTGTATGTCAGTTTGACATAGAGTTAAGTAAGGAGGAATCTGTATGAAACGGAACATGCGTATTGTAGTCAGTCTGTTGCTGATTTGTTGCATGAGTCTCTCACTGTTTGCAGCCGGACAGGCAGAGGCAGCGAAACCTGCTCGTAAGGTGATCAACCTGTGGAGCTTCACTGATGAAGTCCCCAAAATGTTGGAGAAGTACAAAGAACTGAATCCTGATTTCGATTATGAGATCAACACAACCATCATTGCTACCACTGATGGCGCTTATCAACCAGCACTTGACCAGGCATTGGCAAGTAGTGGTGAGAATGCTCCTGACATCTATTGTGCTGAGTCTGCATTTGTACTCAAGTACACCCAGGGCGACGCTGCCCACTTTGCAGCTCCCTACAAGGATCTTGGTATCGATGTAAACGCCAAGCTTAGGGAAGCCGACATTGCCCAGTACACCATTGATATCGGTACCAACCCTGAGGGAGATTTGGTCGGCCTTGGTTACCAGGCTACCGGTGGTGCATTCATCTACCGCCGCTCTATTGCAAAGGACGTATGGGGTACTGACGATCCTGCTGTAATCACTTCAAAAGTCGGTCCCGGTTGGGACAAGTTCTTCAAGGCTGCAGAAGACTTGAAGAAGAAAGGATACGGAATCATCAGTGGTGATGGAGATATCTGGCACGCCATCGAAGGCAGCAGCGAAAAAGGCTGGATTGTTGACGGCAAACTCTACATCGATCCCGAACGTGAAGCATTCCTTGATGTTGCAAAGAAGCTGATTGACAAGGA is from uncultured Sphaerochaeta sp. and encodes:
- the trkA gene encoding Trk system potassium transporter TrkA, whose translation is MKEPGTSKKVVILGAGRRGMGMAKQLITDGKDVVILDNSFERVEMAVSKLDCLGVLGNGTDIDKLTEAGVEQAEAFIAVTNSDEINLVSCGLVSSSFPNTKTVAAIRSLIYTGSGGLKEGLLGIDYIVNPNAETARSIFTIIEQGVNGNLLAFSNSKLLLYNFYIEKNSTYVGTTVSEMRSKLNAEFVIASIKRRGQVLVPSGETTIQAEDTLSIIAESQEVTDILKTVGKLQKRPNNMVLVGASKITRALLNRMSPAMRSKVTIVDQDPEVCKDFSERFREILVIKADITDEDIMAEEQLGSYDLLVALTDNDELNIITASYAKRIGIMRSMALIKQNNNYSRMASYLGIDVVISTTDTTVESLLRYLRGSNVSSVHSLFNGQLEVYEFIIHADSDVCGKQLKDINMRKKAIVAGITNDEGKSIIPNGYSTLNEGDTVVVAALRQATDFIQKLFG
- the trxA gene encoding thioredoxin, translating into MVKNVTKSTYEAEVLKSDVPVVVDFWAPWCGPCRMQGPILDQLDKEMDGKLKVVKVNVDEEGELAMTFGVQSIPTLLFYKDGKVADKAIGVRDANAVKKALGL
- a CDS encoding glycerate kinase, with the protein product MKNILLIPDSFKGTMSSEQICSIMDRAIKRHYSDAKVTSIPVADGGEGSVDAFLQALGGEKRTITVQGPFGQLMESFYGIIKGDTAVIEMASCAGLPLVGDELRPDKTTTYGVGQLMLDAAKNGCKHIIVGLGGSSTNDGGCGAAAACGVVFKDKDGKAFVPTGGTMDQVTSIDTSDLDSALKQVTITTMCDIDNPFHGTNGAAYIFGPQKGADPEMVKVLDSNLKSLAGVIQKDLGIDVQAIPGSGAAGGMGGGMAAFFSSTLQMGIETVLETVNFDSLLKDADLVLTGEGKIDGQSLRGKVVIGVSRRAKKAKVPVLAIVGDIGDDVDGAYDEGVTGIFSINRVAVEFKKAKGRAPEDMEKTIDNLMRFTKQMGL
- a CDS encoding TrkH family potassium uptake protein; amino-acid sequence: MINWKLDLRLLSFIVLFIGLLMGIPTALAFNYQETDAIKGFLVAYAAIAIFCTTILISTGKAQNKQMLARDGYLVVTLTWVIATAFSAIPLVASGAYVDYPSAYFEIMSGFTTTGATVLPEIESLPKAILFWRSQTNWLGGMGIVVLFVALLPALGVSGSLLVGAETVGPTKDKLTPKIKNTALILWTIYIGFSVLETILLLMGGLSLYDAVTVTFSTMAAAGFCVKNASIGTFSSLYVDIVVTIFMLIAGANFALYYKAISGRLKSVLRDGELRFYLGIWAVVALLAAWHLTFSNTYGSFGEAFRYSAFLTASILTTTGFATTNYVLWPAFPQLLFFLLFFIGGSAGSAGGGVKVVRIATLFKMGRAHIKQRIHPKGIFQVRVGRTPIPEDLMRSIATFFGVYIFTGVVGAVLISLSGLDPFSSVAASFLCLGNIGIGFGEVGPTGNFAFLPSALKWVCSFLMLVGRLELFTVFVLFSKHFWKR
- a CDS encoding membrane dipeptidase, yielding MYPLIDLHCDTIYALEAGESHGSVLENDGHTDLRWMEGAGNVTTAFAMYVSLGTGVSPWEMVERLYDRFKHELSQTEGRIVQVRTPQEIRSNTAQGALLSCEEFQILEGDLGRISTLASWGVRLATLIWNQENDLGYPNGRAGGLKPFGYDAVAEMERHNILVDVSHLNDDGFFDVAAVAKKPFIASHSNCRAITNHSRNLSDVMIRKIADAGGVVGLNVCPSFLSEDWEYSNLEDMVRHVCHLKRVGGAQILALGTDFDGILGTLEIDHYTKMDRLWDALTKQGFSTSDLEGMWSENALRVLS
- a CDS encoding DNA alkylation repair protein, producing the protein MNRTELKERLSELAEPAFLSFQQKLKVSEGHMYGVRAPALQKLAKQIASTDGLLVFKELLSNDSLSYEETIILYKLFGKITLTDEDRLSYLPKMLSYNDSWATNDCLASEMIWIHKNRDFYYPYINSLLTHEAPYDKRLGIVSLMVYYLEPATFEEVLKKLSHVESGHYYVMMALGWAYASAYCKDKEQTLPYLQPGKLAETVRRKAIQKCIESRLVSDEDKVLLKALRKAP